A window of the Streptomyces formicae genome harbors these coding sequences:
- a CDS encoding DEAD/DEAH box helicase, translating into MTLIDQLPPDADPDALFEAFASWAEERGISLYPAQEEALIEVVSGANVILSTPTGSGKSLVAAGAHFAALARDEVTFYTAPIKALVSEKFFDLCKLFGTENVGMLTGDASVNADAPVICCTAEVLASIALRDGKDADIGQVVMDEFHFYAEPDRGWAWQIPLLELPQAQFVLMSATLGDVSMFEKDLTRRTGRDTAVVRSATRPVPLSYEYVTTPITETLTELLETKQAPVYIVHFTQAQAVERAQSLMSINMCTREEKDRIAELIGNFRFTTKFGQNLSRYVRHGIGVHHAGMLPKYRRLVEKLAQAGLLKVICGTDTLGVGVNVPIRTVLFTALTKYDGSRVRTLRSREFHQIAGRAGRAGFDTAGFVVAQAPEHVIENEKALAKAGDDPKKKRKVVRKKAPEGFVAWSQNSFEKLIASDPEPLTSRFKVTHAMLLSVIARPGNAFDAMRKLLEDNHEPRRQQLRHIRRAIAIYRSLLDGGIVERLETPDAQGRIVRLTVDFQQDFALNQALSTFALAAFDLLDPESPSYALDMVSVVESTLDDPRQILAAQQNKARGEAVGAMKAEGVEYEERMERLADISYPKPLEELLWHAYNLYRKSHPWVGDHPVSPKSVIRDMYERALSFTEFTSFYELARTEGIVLRYLASAYKALDHTVPDDLKTEDLQDLIAWLGEMVRQVDSSLLDEWEQLANPEVETAEEAQEKADQVKPVTANARAFRVLVRNAMFRRVELAALDQVAELGALDAESGWDEDAWGEAMDAYWDEYDDLGTGPDARGPKLLSIEEDPAHGLWRVRQTFADPNGDHDWGISAEVDLAASDEEGRAIVRVTSVGQL; encoded by the coding sequence GTGACCCTTATCGATCAGCTGCCGCCGGACGCCGACCCCGATGCCCTCTTCGAAGCCTTCGCGTCATGGGCCGAGGAACGGGGCATCTCGCTCTACCCGGCCCAGGAGGAGGCGCTGATCGAGGTGGTCTCCGGGGCCAATGTGATCCTTTCCACACCCACCGGCTCGGGCAAGAGCCTGGTCGCGGCCGGAGCGCACTTCGCCGCGCTGGCCCGGGACGAGGTCACCTTCTACACGGCGCCGATCAAGGCCCTGGTGTCGGAGAAGTTCTTCGACCTCTGCAAGCTCTTCGGCACCGAGAACGTCGGCATGCTCACCGGCGACGCCTCCGTCAACGCGGACGCGCCCGTCATCTGCTGCACCGCCGAGGTGCTGGCCTCCATCGCGCTGCGCGACGGCAAGGACGCCGACATCGGCCAGGTCGTGATGGACGAGTTCCACTTCTACGCGGAGCCCGACCGCGGCTGGGCCTGGCAGATCCCGCTCCTGGAACTGCCCCAGGCGCAGTTCGTGCTGATGTCGGCGACGCTCGGCGACGTCTCGATGTTCGAGAAGGACCTCACGCGCCGCACCGGCCGCGACACCGCCGTCGTCCGCTCCGCGACCCGCCCGGTCCCGCTGTCGTACGAGTACGTGACGACGCCGATCACCGAGACGCTGACCGAGCTGCTGGAGACCAAGCAGGCACCGGTCTACATCGTGCACTTCACGCAGGCGCAGGCCGTCGAGCGGGCGCAGTCGCTGATGAGCATCAACATGTGCACGCGCGAGGAGAAGGACCGGATCGCCGAGCTGATCGGCAACTTCCGCTTCACCACCAAGTTCGGCCAGAACCTCTCCCGGTACGTGCGCCACGGCATCGGCGTCCACCACGCCGGCATGCTGCCCAAGTACCGCCGGCTCGTCGAGAAGCTCGCCCAGGCCGGGCTGCTGAAGGTCATCTGCGGGACGGACACGCTCGGCGTCGGCGTCAACGTCCCCATCCGCACGGTGCTGTTCACCGCGCTCACCAAGTACGACGGCAGCCGTGTCCGTACGCTGCGCTCCCGCGAGTTCCACCAGATCGCGGGCCGCGCCGGCCGGGCCGGATTCGACACCGCCGGATTCGTCGTCGCGCAGGCGCCCGAGCACGTCATCGAGAACGAGAAGGCGCTCGCCAAGGCGGGGGACGACCCGAAGAAGAAGCGCAAGGTGGTCCGCAAGAAGGCCCCCGAGGGCTTCGTCGCGTGGTCCCAGAACTCCTTCGAGAAGCTCATCGCCTCCGACCCCGAGCCGCTGACCTCCCGGTTCAAGGTCACCCACGCCATGCTGCTGTCGGTGATCGCCCGCCCGGGCAACGCCTTCGACGCGATGCGCAAGCTGCTGGAGGACAACCACGAGCCGCGCAGGCAGCAGCTGCGGCACATCCGCCGGGCGATCGCGATCTACCGTTCCCTCCTCGACGGCGGCATCGTGGAGCGCCTCGAAACCCCCGACGCGCAGGGCCGGATCGTCCGGCTCACCGTCGACTTCCAGCAGGACTTCGCGCTCAACCAGGCGCTCTCGACGTTCGCGCTCGCCGCCTTCGACCTGCTGGACCCCGAATCGCCGTCGTACGCACTCGACATGGTCTCCGTCGTCGAGTCGACCCTCGACGACCCGCGCCAGATCCTCGCCGCGCAGCAGAACAAGGCGCGCGGGGAGGCGGTCGGCGCGATGAAGGCGGAGGGCGTCGAGTACGAGGAGCGGATGGAGCGGCTGGCGGACATCTCGTACCCGAAGCCGCTCGAAGAGCTGCTCTGGCACGCGTACAACCTCTACCGCAAGTCCCACCCGTGGGTCGGCGACCATCCGGTGTCGCCGAAGTCCGTCATCCGCGACATGTACGAACGGGCGCTGTCCTTCACCGAGTTCACGTCCTTCTACGAGCTGGCCCGCACCGAGGGCATCGTGCTGCGCTATCTCGCGAGCGCCTACAAGGCCCTGGACCACACCGTCCCGGACGATCTGAAGACCGAGGACCTCCAGGATCTGATCGCCTGGCTGGGCGAGATGGTCCGGCAGGTCGACTCCAGCCTGCTCGACGAGTGGGAGCAGCTGGCCAACCCCGAGGTGGAGACCGCGGAGGAGGCCCAGGAGAAGGCCGACCAGGTCAAGCCGGTCACGGCCAACGCCCGCGCCTTCCGTGTGCTGGTGCGCAACGCCATGTTCCGCCGCGTGGAGCTGGCGGCCCTCGACCAGGTCGCCGAGCTGGGCGCGCTGGACGCCGAGTCCGGCTGGGACGAGGACGCGTGGGGCGAGGCGATGGACGCGTACTGGGACGAGTACGACGACCTGGGCACGGGCCCGGACGCGCGCGGCCCGAAGCTGCTGTCCATCGAGGAGGACCCCGCGCACGGTCTGTGGCGGGTGCGGCAGACTTTCGCCGACCCGAACGGCGACCATGACTGGGGCATCAGTGCGGAGGTCGATCTGGCGGCCTCCGACGAGGAGGGCCGGGCGATCGTGCGGGTCACGTCCGTCGGGCAGCTGTGA
- a CDS encoding acyl-CoA thioesterase encodes MTNPAERLVDLLDLEQIEVNIFRGQSPNESLQRVFGGQVAGQALVAAGRTTDGERPVHSLHAYFLRPGVPGVPIVYQVERVRDGRSFTTRRVTAVQHGRTIFNLTASFHQPEEAGFEHQLPPRLDFPDPETLPTVTTEIREHLGALPEALERMARRQPFDIRYVDRLRWTHEEIRDADPRSAVWMRAVGPLGDDPLVHTCALTYASDMTLLDAVRIPVEPLWGPRGFDMASLDHAMWFHRPFRADEWFLYDQEAPIATGGRGLARGRIYDREGRLLVSVVQEGLFRPLK; translated from the coding sequence ATGACCAACCCCGCAGAGCGCCTCGTCGACCTGCTCGACCTGGAGCAGATCGAGGTCAACATCTTCCGCGGGCAGAGCCCCAACGAGTCGCTTCAGCGCGTCTTCGGCGGGCAGGTGGCGGGCCAGGCGCTGGTCGCGGCCGGACGGACGACGGACGGCGAGCGCCCGGTGCACTCGCTGCACGCGTACTTCCTGCGGCCGGGTGTCCCCGGGGTGCCGATCGTCTACCAGGTCGAACGGGTCAGGGACGGCCGCTCGTTCACCACCCGCCGGGTCACCGCCGTGCAGCACGGGCGCACGATCTTCAACCTCACGGCCTCCTTCCACCAGCCCGAGGAGGCCGGCTTCGAGCACCAGCTGCCGCCGCGCCTGGACTTCCCCGACCCCGAGACCCTGCCGACGGTCACCACGGAGATCAGGGAGCACCTGGGCGCGCTGCCGGAGGCGCTGGAGCGAATGGCCCGCCGCCAGCCCTTCGACATCCGCTACGTCGACCGGCTGCGCTGGACCCACGAGGAGATCAGGGACGCGGACCCGCGCAGCGCCGTGTGGATGCGCGCGGTGGGCCCGCTCGGCGACGACCCGCTGGTGCACACGTGCGCGCTGACGTACGCGAGCGACATGACGCTGCTGGACGCGGTGCGCATCCCGGTCGAGCCGCTGTGGGGGCCGCGGGGCTTCGACATGGCGTCGCTGGACCACGCCATGTGGTTCCACCGGCCGTTCCGGGCGGACGAGTGGTTCCTCTACGACCAGGAGGCGCCCATCGCGACGGGCGGCCGCGGACTGGCGCGCGGCCGGATCTACGACCGCGAGGGGCGGCTGCTCGTGTCGGTGGTCCAGGAGGGCCTGTTCAGGCCGCTGAAGTGA
- a CDS encoding glutathione peroxidase: MTLYDIPLRTLSGEPTSLADYRDSAVLLVNVASKCGLTPQYAGLERLQKQYGDRGFTVLGVPCNQFAGQEPGSAEEIRTFCSTTYGVSFPLLEKADVNGADRHPLYAELTQVADADGEAGDVQWNFEKFLLSPRGEVTRFRPRTEPEAPELVAAIEALLGA, encoded by the coding sequence ATGACGCTGTACGACATCCCGCTGCGCACCCTGAGCGGCGAGCCCACCTCGCTGGCCGACTACCGGGACTCGGCCGTGCTGCTGGTCAATGTGGCCTCCAAGTGCGGCCTGACCCCGCAGTACGCCGGTCTGGAGCGGCTCCAGAAGCAGTACGGGGACCGCGGCTTCACCGTGCTCGGCGTGCCGTGCAACCAGTTCGCCGGGCAGGAGCCGGGCAGCGCCGAGGAGATCCGGACGTTCTGCTCGACGACGTACGGCGTCTCGTTCCCGCTGCTGGAGAAGGCGGACGTGAACGGCGCGGACCGGCATCCGCTGTACGCGGAGCTGACGCAGGTCGCGGACGCGGACGGGGAGGCGGGCGACGTGCAGTGGAACTTCGAGAAGTTCCTGCTCTCGCCGCGGGGCGAGGTGACCCGCTTCCGTCCGCGCACGGAGCCGGAGGCCCCGGAGCTCGTCGCGGCGATCGAGGCGCTGCTGGGCGCCTGA
- a CDS encoding acyl-CoA dehydrogenase family protein produces the protein MTEFALDLNDDQKQVRDWLHGFAKDVIRPAAAEWDEREETPWPVIQEAAKVGIYSLDFYAQQFFDPTGLGIPMAMEELFWGDAGIALSIVGTGLAAVGVLANGTEEQIGTWIPQMYGDVQDVKVAAFCSSEPDAGSDVGSMRTRAVYDEAKDEWVLNGTKTWATNGGIANVHVVVAVVDPELGTKGHASFIVPPNTPGLSQGQKFKKHGIRASHTAEVVLENVRVPGSCLLGGKEKLDERLARARERAKAGGGERVKNAAMATFEASRPAVGAMAVGTARAAYDYALDYARTREQFGRPIIDNQGIAFQLADMRTQIDAARLLVWRASWMAVSGKPFTAAEGSMSKLFASEVAKKVTAQAVQILGGNGFTREYPVERMHRDAAIYTIFEGTSEIQRLVIARTLSGVPIR, from the coding sequence ATGACCGAGTTCGCGCTCGATCTCAACGACGACCAGAAGCAGGTGCGCGACTGGCTGCACGGCTTCGCGAAGGACGTGATCCGCCCGGCCGCCGCGGAGTGGGACGAGCGCGAGGAGACACCCTGGCCGGTCATCCAGGAGGCCGCCAAGGTCGGCATCTACTCCCTCGACTTCTACGCCCAGCAGTTCTTCGACCCCACCGGCCTCGGCATCCCGATGGCCATGGAGGAGCTCTTCTGGGGCGACGCCGGCATCGCCCTCTCCATCGTCGGCACCGGACTCGCCGCCGTCGGCGTCCTCGCCAACGGCACCGAGGAGCAGATCGGCACCTGGATCCCGCAGATGTACGGCGACGTCCAGGACGTGAAGGTCGCCGCCTTCTGCTCCTCCGAGCCCGACGCCGGCTCCGACGTCGGCTCGATGCGCACCCGCGCCGTCTACGACGAGGCCAAGGACGAATGGGTCCTCAACGGCACGAAGACCTGGGCGACCAACGGCGGCATCGCCAATGTCCATGTCGTCGTCGCCGTGGTCGACCCGGAGCTCGGCACCAAGGGCCACGCCTCCTTCATCGTGCCGCCGAACACCCCCGGTCTCTCCCAGGGCCAGAAGTTCAAGAAGCACGGCATCCGCGCCTCCCACACCGCCGAGGTCGTCCTCGAGAACGTCCGCGTGCCCGGCTCCTGCCTCCTCGGCGGCAAGGAGAAGCTCGACGAGCGCCTCGCCCGCGCCCGCGAGCGAGCAAAGGCGGGCGGCGGCGAGCGGGTGAAGAACGCCGCCATGGCGACCTTCGAGGCGTCCCGCCCCGCCGTCGGCGCCATGGCGGTCGGCACGGCCCGCGCCGCGTACGACTACGCGCTCGACTACGCCAGGACCCGTGAGCAGTTCGGCCGCCCGATCATCGACAACCAGGGCATCGCCTTCCAGCTCGCCGACATGCGCACGCAGATCGACGCGGCCCGGCTGCTCGTCTGGCGCGCCTCCTGGATGGCGGTGAGCGGCAAGCCGTTCACCGCGGCCGAGGGCTCGATGTCCAAGCTCTTCGCCAGCGAGGTCGCCAAGAAGGTCACCGCACAGGCCGTCCAGATCCTCGGCGGCAACGGCTTCACCCGTGAGTACCCGGTGGAGCGCATGCACCGCGACGCCGCGATCTACACGATCTTCGAGGGCACGAGCGAGATCCAGCGCCTGGTGATCGCCCGCACGCTGTCCGGGGTGCCGATCCGCTAG
- a CDS encoding TetR family transcriptional regulator encodes METTTHQTDQQRSVDQRRRELLEAADRVVLRDGPGASMNAIAAEAGITKPILYRHFGDKSGLYRALAKRHTDALLDALRTAIDASSDRRERVEHTLDTYLAAIEARPQVYRFLMHPADDAQQSEQGFDVGRHSAPLLRRLGEELAKVIADRVDLGPGGDELARIWGHGIVGMMHGAGDWWLGERPCSRQQLVGSLADLLWGRLSVAEDRAGSPGF; translated from the coding sequence ATGGAGACCACGACTCATCAGACCGACCAGCAGCGGTCGGTGGACCAGCGGCGACGGGAGCTTCTCGAAGCCGCGGACCGCGTGGTGCTCAGGGACGGCCCTGGCGCGTCCATGAACGCGATCGCGGCGGAGGCGGGGATCACCAAGCCGATCCTGTACCGGCACTTCGGCGACAAGAGCGGACTCTACCGCGCCCTCGCCAAGCGGCACACCGACGCCTTGCTGGACGCACTGCGCACGGCGATCGACGCCAGCTCCGACCGGCGCGAGCGGGTCGAGCACACGCTCGACACCTACCTCGCGGCGATCGAGGCGCGTCCGCAGGTCTACCGCTTCCTGATGCACCCCGCCGACGACGCCCAGCAGTCCGAGCAGGGCTTCGACGTCGGACGCCACTCGGCGCCGCTGCTGCGCCGCCTCGGCGAGGAGCTGGCGAAGGTCATCGCCGACCGGGTCGACCTCGGTCCCGGCGGTGACGAGCTGGCCCGGATCTGGGGCCATGGCATCGTCGGCATGATGCACGGCGCCGGCGACTGGTGGCTGGGCGAACGCCCGTGCTCGCGGCAGCAGTTGGTCGGGAGCCTGGCGGACCTGCTGTGGGGCCGCCTGTCGGTGGCGGAGGACCGCGCCGGCAGCCCGGGCTTCTGA
- the def gene encoding peptide deformylase: MRNRPIPGSSGRVRAMRLLGDPVLHAPCEPVTDFGPSLARLLEDMYATMYAANGVGLAANQIGVGLRVFVYDCPDDEDVRHLGHVVNPRLVAADGVEVRGPEGCLSLPGIEAGTPRYDRAVVEGVTAEGAPVRVEGTGFFARCLQHECDHLEGGVYLDHVTGRRRRRALRAVRRTAWGSRWPSPVAPGPWLGRRRG; this comes from the coding sequence ATGCGAAACCGACCGATCCCCGGCAGTTCCGGACGCGTCCGCGCCATGCGCCTGCTCGGCGACCCCGTGCTGCACGCGCCCTGCGAGCCGGTCACCGACTTCGGCCCGTCGCTGGCGCGGTTGCTCGAGGACATGTACGCGACAATGTACGCGGCCAACGGCGTCGGGCTCGCGGCGAACCAGATCGGTGTGGGGCTGCGGGTCTTCGTGTACGACTGCCCCGACGACGAGGATGTGCGCCACCTCGGGCACGTGGTGAATCCGCGGCTCGTCGCCGCGGACGGGGTCGAGGTACGCGGCCCCGAGGGCTGTCTGTCGCTGCCGGGGATCGAGGCGGGGACGCCGCGCTACGACCGTGCGGTCGTGGAGGGTGTGACGGCCGAGGGCGCGCCGGTACGGGTGGAGGGCACCGGGTTCTTCGCCAGGTGCCTCCAGCACGAGTGCGACCACCTGGAGGGCGGGGTCTACCTGGACCACGTCACCGGCCGGCGCCGCCGGCGCGCCCTGCGTGCGGTGCGGCGCACGGCGTGGGGGAGCCGGTGGCCCTCACCGGTGGCCCCCGGACCCTGGCTCGGACGCCGGCGAGGCTGA
- a CDS encoding Mur ligase family protein, with protein sequence MAGHPGNAEPLSPRAKLAVTAGKAAAAVSRAAGRGSGSVIGGRVALKLDPDLLTRLAQHLDVILVSATNGKTTTTRLIAEALRASGPVVSNALGANMPAGITSALAGGSDSKYGVIEVDEKYLAGVARDTTPKAIALLNLSRDQLDRAAETRMLAEKWREGLSGTKAVVIANADDPLIVWAASSSANVVWVAAGQEWKDDAWSCPSCGGVMQRPGDDWFCGECGFRRPPVSWALSGDHVLDPHGSAWPIHLQLPGRANKANATTSAAVAAVFGVPPQVALERMYQVQAVAGRYDVVSFLGRDLRLLLAKNPAGWLETFSLIDPPPTPVILSVNARGADGTDTSWLWDVDYTRLAGHPILVIGDRRLDLAVRLEVAGLEFRVCDTVEEAVQLAPPGRIELIANYTAFQDVRRRVGN encoded by the coding sequence ATGGCAGGACACCCTGGCAACGCAGAGCCGCTGTCGCCGCGGGCCAAGCTGGCCGTGACGGCAGGAAAGGCCGCAGCGGCGGTGTCGCGCGCAGCGGGACGTGGCAGCGGATCGGTGATCGGCGGCCGGGTGGCGCTGAAACTCGACCCGGATCTGCTGACGCGGCTGGCGCAGCATCTCGACGTCATCCTGGTGTCGGCGACGAACGGCAAGACGACCACCACCCGGCTCATCGCCGAGGCGCTGCGCGCCAGTGGCCCGGTCGTCTCGAACGCGCTGGGCGCGAACATGCCCGCGGGCATCACGTCCGCGCTCGCCGGCGGCTCCGACTCCAAGTACGGCGTCATCGAGGTCGACGAGAAGTACCTGGCCGGAGTCGCCCGCGACACCACCCCCAAGGCCATCGCGCTGCTCAACCTCTCCCGCGACCAGCTCGACCGCGCCGCCGAGACCCGGATGCTCGCCGAGAAGTGGCGCGAGGGCCTCTCCGGCACGAAGGCGGTCGTCATCGCCAACGCCGACGACCCGCTGATCGTCTGGGCCGCGTCCTCCTCCGCCAACGTGGTGTGGGTGGCCGCCGGGCAGGAGTGGAAGGACGACGCCTGGTCCTGCCCCTCCTGCGGCGGTGTGATGCAGCGCCCCGGCGACGACTGGTTCTGCGGCGAGTGCGGCTTCCGCCGGCCCCCCGTGAGCTGGGCGCTGAGCGGCGACCACGTCCTCGACCCGCACGGCTCGGCCTGGCCGATCCACCTCCAGCTCCCGGGCCGCGCCAACAAGGCGAACGCCACCACCTCCGCCGCGGTCGCCGCCGTCTTCGGCGTCCCGCCACAGGTCGCGCTGGAGCGCATGTACCAGGTGCAGGCCGTCGCCGGACGGTACGACGTGGTGTCATTCCTCGGCCGCGACCTGCGGCTGCTGCTGGCCAAGAACCCGGCCGGCTGGCTGGAGACGTTCTCGCTGATCGACCCGCCGCCGACCCCGGTGATCCTCTCCGTCAACGCCCGCGGCGCCGACGGCACGGACACCTCCTGGCTGTGGGACGTCGACTACACCCGGCTCGCCGGACACCCGATCCTGGTGATCGGTGACCGCAGGCTGGACCTGGCCGTCCGCCTCGAGGTCGCGGGCCTGGAGTTCCGGGTCTGCGACACCGTCGAGGAGGCCGTGCAGCTCGCCCCGCCCGGCCGGATCGAGCTCATCGCCAACTACACCGCCTTCCAGGACGTACGCCGCCGCGTCGGCAACTGA
- a CDS encoding type 1 glutamine amidotransferase — MSDSSLRLVWVYPDLLSTYGDQGNALVVERRARQRRLGVTRVDVRSDQPVPTSGDIYLIGGGEDRPQRLAAERLRRDGGLSRAASNGAIIFSVCAGYQILGHEFINDLGEREPGLGLLDVISTRGEGERCVGDVLADIDPRLGLPQLTGFENHQGITHLGPTARPFARTVFGNGNGTGDGTEGAYNDTVFGTYMHGPVMARNPQIADLLLKLALDVNALPPTDDQWYEALRAERIAAAAQPA, encoded by the coding sequence ATGAGCGACAGCAGTCTGCGCCTGGTCTGGGTCTACCCGGACCTGCTCAGCACGTACGGGGACCAGGGCAACGCCCTGGTCGTGGAGCGCCGGGCGCGGCAGCGCCGACTCGGCGTCACGCGCGTCGACGTCCGCAGCGACCAGCCGGTGCCGACCTCCGGTGACATCTACCTGATCGGCGGCGGCGAGGACCGGCCGCAGCGGCTCGCGGCCGAGCGGCTGCGCCGCGACGGCGGCCTCTCCCGGGCCGCGTCCAACGGTGCGATCATCTTCTCGGTCTGCGCCGGGTACCAGATCCTCGGCCACGAGTTCATCAACGACCTGGGCGAGCGCGAGCCGGGCCTCGGGCTGCTCGACGTGATCTCCACGCGCGGCGAGGGCGAGCGGTGCGTCGGTGACGTCCTCGCGGACATCGACCCGCGGCTGGGCCTGCCGCAGCTGACGGGCTTCGAGAACCACCAGGGCATCACGCATCTCGGACCGACGGCCCGGCCGTTCGCGCGCACCGTGTTCGGCAACGGCAACGGCACGGGCGACGGTACCGAGGGCGCGTACAACGACACCGTCTTCGGCACGTACATGCACGGCCCGGTCATGGCCCGCAATCCGCAGATCGCGGATCTGCTGCTGAAGCTGGCGCTTGACGTGAACGCACTGCCGCCGACCGACGATCAGTGGTACGAGGCGCTGCGCGCCGAGCGCATCGCGGCGGCGGCCCAGCCGGCCTGA
- a CDS encoding 6-phosphofructokinase: MRIGVLTSGGDCPGLNAVIRSVVHRAVVDHGDEVIGFHDGWKGLLEADYRKLDLDAVAGILARGGTILGSSRVQPAHLVDGVERAKGHVAELGLDAIIPIGGEGTLKAANLLSEAGLPIVGVPKTIDNDIASTDVTFGFDTAVGVATEALDRLKTTAESHQRVLIVEVMGRHTGWIALHSGMAAGAHAIVVPERPFDIDELTKRVGARFEAGKRFAIVVVAEGAKPREGTMEFDEGGRDIYGHERFAGVARQLSVELEHRLGKEARPVILGHVQRGGTPTAYDRVLATRFGWHAVEAAHRGEFGMLTALRGTDITMVPLAQAVETLKTVPDERYAEAECVL, from the coding sequence ATGCGCATTGGTGTCCTCACGTCCGGCGGCGACTGCCCCGGTCTGAACGCGGTCATCCGTTCCGTCGTGCACCGCGCCGTCGTGGACCACGGCGACGAGGTCATCGGCTTCCACGACGGCTGGAAGGGCCTGCTGGAGGCCGACTACCGCAAGCTCGACCTCGACGCGGTGGCCGGCATCCTGGCCCGCGGCGGCACGATCCTCGGCTCGTCCCGGGTGCAGCCGGCCCATCTGGTCGACGGCGTCGAGCGCGCCAAGGGCCACGTCGCCGAGCTGGGTCTCGACGCGATCATCCCGATCGGCGGCGAGGGCACGCTGAAGGCCGCCAACCTCCTCTCCGAGGCGGGGCTGCCGATCGTCGGCGTACCGAAGACCATCGACAACGACATCGCCTCGACCGACGTCACCTTCGGCTTCGACACCGCCGTCGGGGTCGCGACGGAGGCGCTGGACCGGCTGAAGACGACCGCCGAGTCGCACCAGCGGGTACTGATCGTCGAGGTCATGGGCCGCCACACCGGCTGGATCGCGCTGCACTCCGGCATGGCGGCCGGTGCGCACGCCATCGTCGTGCCGGAGCGCCCCTTCGACATCGACGAGCTGACCAAGCGGGTCGGCGCGCGCTTCGAGGCGGGCAAGCGGTTCGCGATCGTCGTGGTCGCGGAGGGCGCCAAGCCGCGCGAGGGCACGATGGAGTTCGACGAGGGCGGCCGGGACATCTACGGGCACGAGCGCTTCGCGGGCGTCGCCCGGCAGCTCTCCGTCGAGCTGGAGCACCGGCTCGGCAAGGAGGCCCGGCCGGTGATCCTCGGGCATGTGCAGCGCGGCGGCACACCGACCGCGTACGACCGCGTCCTCGCCACCCGGTTCGGCTGGCACGCCGTGGAGGCCGCGCACCGCGGCGAGTTCGGGATGCTGACGGCGCTGCGCGGCACGGACATCACGATGGTGCCGCTGGCACAGGCGGTGGAGACGCTGAAGACGGTTCCCGACGAGCGGTACGCCGAGGCGGAGTGCGTCCTCTGA
- a CDS encoding cytochrome c oxidase assembly protein, with translation MDHSGHGGHGEHGMPMDLPPFTLGRGLELSGDPVFLAGCLLALGLYAWGVVRLRRRGDAWPVGRTVFFTVGVLSIALVMCTALNSYGMVMFSVHMVQHMVISMLSPILLLLGAPVTLALRALPVAGRGAKGPRELLLALLHSRYMKIVTHPAFTIPMFIASLYGLYFTPLFDFLMGSRAGHIAMMVHFLAVGLIFFWPIMGVDPGPHRPGYVMRMLELFAGMPFHAFFGIALMMASAPMVKAYENPPASLGITALSDQNAAGGIAWAFSEIPSVLVLIALVFQWYRSEQRQAVRKDRAADRDGDRELEAYNAYLASLQARGR, from the coding sequence ATGGATCACAGCGGGCACGGCGGTCACGGTGAGCACGGGATGCCGATGGATCTGCCGCCGTTCACGCTGGGGCGGGGCCTGGAGCTCTCCGGCGACCCCGTCTTCCTGGCCGGCTGTCTCCTCGCGCTCGGTCTGTACGCGTGGGGCGTCGTCCGGCTGCGGCGGCGCGGCGACGCGTGGCCGGTCGGCCGGACGGTCTTCTTCACCGTCGGCGTGCTGAGCATCGCGCTGGTGATGTGCACCGCGCTCAACTCCTACGGCATGGTCATGTTTAGCGTGCACATGGTGCAGCACATGGTGATCAGCATGCTCTCGCCGATCCTGCTGCTGCTCGGCGCCCCGGTGACGCTGGCGCTGCGCGCCCTGCCGGTCGCGGGACGCGGCGCCAAGGGCCCGCGCGAGCTGCTGCTTGCGCTGCTGCACAGCCGCTACATGAAGATCGTCACGCATCCGGCGTTCACGATCCCGATGTTCATCGCGAGCCTTTACGGGCTCTACTTCACGCCGCTCTTCGACTTCCTCATGGGATCCAGGGCCGGGCACATCGCGATGATGGTGCACTTCCTCGCCGTCGGGCTGATCTTCTTCTGGCCGATCATGGGCGTGGACCCGGGGCCGCACCGGCCGGGCTATGTGATGCGGATGCTGGAGCTGTTCGCGGGGATGCCGTTCCACGCGTTCTTCGGTATCGCGCTGATGATGGCGAGCGCGCCGATGGTGAAGGCGTACGAGAATCCGCCCGCGTCGCTCGGGATCACCGCGCTCTCCGACCAGAACGCGGCGGGCGGCATCGCCTGGGCGTTCAGCGAGATCCCGTCGGTGCTGGTGCTGATCGCGCTGGTGTTCCAGTGGTACCGCTCCGAGCAGCGCCAGGCGGTGCGCAAGGACCGGGCGGCGGACCGGGACGGGGACCGGGAGCTGGAGGCCTACAACGCGTATCTGGCCTCGCTCCAGGCGCGCGGCCGCTGA